One window of the Deltaproteobacteria bacterium genome contains the following:
- a CDS encoding Hsp20/alpha crystallin family protein, with protein MEGFDDELKEVQRHLGRIIRNLFPYRSLHMPEEAWNPPMDVYETEEGLAIVVEVAGAAPRSLKISIEGGLLAISGRREPFVDPSHRKCHQMEIDFGSFKKQIRIPFAVDREKVTSQYRNGLLRIILPRCKEDRRRSIEISLE; from the coding sequence ATGGAAGGCTTCGATGACGAGCTCAAAGAGGTTCAAAGACATCTGGGTAGGATCATCCGAAACCTCTTCCCGTACCGTTCCCTGCATATGCCTGAGGAAGCCTGGAATCCCCCCATGGACGTCTACGAAACCGAAGAGGGGCTGGCCATCGTTGTCGAAGTCGCCGGTGCGGCCCCCAGGAGCCTGAAGATCTCCATTGAAGGGGGCCTTCTCGCGATAAGCGGCAGGCGGGAGCCCTTTGTGGATCCCTCGCACAGGAAATGCCACCAGATGGAGATCGATTTCGGGTCCTTCAAGAAGCAGATCCGCATCCCCTTTGCCGTTGATAGGGAGAAGGTCACCTCCCAGTATAGGAACGGCCTTCTGAGGATCATTCTCCCTAGATGCAAGGAAGACAGGAGGAGATCAATCGAGATCTCGCTCGAATAA
- a CDS encoding flavodoxin family protein translates to MRVLGLSCSPRREGNTDLLLREFLRGARELGAETYRLDACSLRISPCKGCGACEKTGRCVVDDEMQRVYDRIDEAAVVALASPIYFYNVTAQCKILIDRCQALWSRKYILKMKYHAKKGFFLSVGATRGKKMFDCAVLTVKYFFDAVGAVYAGDLLFCQVEGRGEIRNHPTALRQAYEAGAGLAGGVHKEKQH, encoded by the coding sequence ATGAGGGTTCTCGGGCTGTCGTGCAGCCCCAGAAGGGAGGGTAACACCGATCTTCTCCTCAGGGAATTCCTGAGAGGAGCCAGAGAGCTGGGGGCGGAAACCTATCGACTGGATGCGTGCAGCCTCCGGATTAGTCCATGCAAGGGGTGTGGAGCCTGCGAAAAAACGGGGAGGTGTGTGGTCGACGACGAGATGCAAAGGGTTTATGATCGAATCGATGAAGCCGCAGTGGTAGCTCTCGCCTCTCCGATTTACTTCTACAATGTCACGGCCCAGTGCAAGATCCTGATCGACCGGTGCCAGGCCCTATGGTCCCGTAAGTACATCCTGAAAATGAAATACCATGCCAAGAAGGGATTTTTCCTCTCGGTAGGTGCAACCCGGGGGAAAAAGATGTTCGACTGTGCCGTCCTTACGGTGAAGTACTTCTTCGATGCCGTCGGCGCCGTCTACGCCGGAGACTTGCTCTTCTGCCAGGTGGAGGGCAGGGGGGAGATCAGAAACCACCCAACGGCTCTACGACAGGCCTATGAGGCTGGGGCGGGGCTGGCGGGCGGGGTTCACAAAGAGAAGCAGCATTAG